A stretch of Thermococcus bergensis DNA encodes these proteins:
- a CDS encoding TldD/PmbA family protein, with protein sequence MEDRLEKALNWALENFKADYIEIRYENISKNTLELKDGTFTTFADKGQMGVAIRVLADGAWGFSSTNRLENLEKAIESAYRLAKATAKAKKEKIQLAEIKTYQDFVKSKMKIKPKEVPIEEKVERLMDLESLLKEDGAIKSTWLRYEDASGEKILITNEGTKIKWDLNYVWQYVWATGKEGEKLAAARDEVGAVDYGWELFKEKEPNEEVAKRVIRKVHAQLEGVAPKRGEFPIVAGPIVVGLIAHEALGHLAEADLTINSPFKDLIGKQIAPEYVTMSERIVEGGFGNDRYDDEGVPVKDIHIIENGVLKEIMLNREYAHKWNMEPNGHARAENYTYPPIIRMRNTIFEPGDWNFEEMIEDIKFGYYVVDFRGGQAQLNSAFQVGVQEGYMIENGEITKPIRDTSISGIAIEALKKISAVGNDFGLEMGRCGKGQTAFVSSGGPHMRFDGGIIIG encoded by the coding sequence ATGGAAGATAGATTAGAAAAAGCCCTTAACTGGGCCCTTGAAAACTTCAAAGCGGACTACATAGAGATTCGCTATGAAAACATCAGCAAGAACACTCTGGAGCTCAAGGATGGAACTTTTACGACTTTTGCGGACAAGGGGCAGATGGGAGTTGCCATCAGGGTTCTTGCAGATGGAGCTTGGGGATTTTCCTCAACAAACAGACTTGAAAACCTTGAAAAAGCCATAGAAAGTGCATACAGACTTGCAAAGGCAACGGCAAAGGCTAAAAAGGAGAAAATCCAGCTTGCGGAGATAAAGACATATCAGGACTTCGTGAAAAGCAAGATGAAAATAAAGCCCAAAGAAGTTCCAATAGAGGAAAAGGTAGAGAGATTAATGGATCTGGAGTCTCTTCTCAAAGAGGACGGGGCTATAAAGTCAACGTGGCTTCGCTACGAAGATGCAAGCGGGGAAAAGATTCTCATAACAAACGAGGGCACAAAAATAAAGTGGGATTTGAACTACGTATGGCAGTACGTCTGGGCAACTGGCAAAGAAGGGGAAAAGCTTGCCGCTGCAAGAGATGAGGTTGGGGCAGTTGACTATGGCTGGGAGCTGTTTAAGGAGAAGGAGCCAAACGAGGAAGTAGCAAAGAGAGTTATCAGAAAAGTTCATGCCCAGCTGGAGGGTGTTGCACCAAAGCGTGGAGAGTTCCCAATAGTTGCTGGCCCGATAGTGGTGGGACTTATAGCTCACGAAGCCCTCGGACACCTTGCGGAGGCGGATTTGACGATAAACTCGCCCTTCAAAGATTTGATTGGAAAACAGATTGCTCCCGAATACGTTACAATGAGCGAGCGCATAGTGGAGGGCGGTTTTGGAAACGACCGCTATGACGACGAAGGCGTTCCAGTCAAAGACATTCACATAATTGAAAACGGAGTCTTGAAGGAGATAATGCTCAACAGGGAATATGCCCACAAGTGGAACATGGAGCCAAACGGCCACGCGAGGGCTGAAAACTACACCTATCCACCGATAATAAGAATGCGCAACACAATCTTTGAGCCGGGAGATTGGAATTTCGAGGAGATGATAGAGGACATCAAGTTTGGCTATTATGTAGTTGATTTCAGAGGAGGTCAGGCACAGCTCAACTCAGCTTTCCAGGTGGGAGTTCAAGAAGGGTACATGATAGAGAACGGTGAAATAACGAAGCCCATAAGAGACACTTCCATAAGTGGAATTGCCATCGAAGCCTTGAAGAAGATAAGTGCCGTAGGAAATGACTTTGGTCTCGAAATGGGGAGATGTGGAAAAGGGCAAACTGCTTTTGTTAGCTCTGGTGGTCCGCACATGCGCTTTGACGGAGGAATAATAATCGGGTGA